ATTTCAAGCTACAGTCCTCCATCATGGCTCTTCATGGTAACAGACATGACTGCAATTAGCACTGTATAAACAAGTTGTTCATTGTTAGGCAATATGATACCATCTCAACACCAGCAAAGTGGGAAGATTTCCTATGTGAAGCCATAGGAAATCTCCTCTCACATTATCGTGCCTCCCTGTGATTAAAACCCAGTAATCTCGTAGAACACTTCACCAGGCAACTTTTCCCCTTTAAGATTAAGCATTTTTGGTATAAAGCATACAATTCAGCTTCAAGCACAAACTCATACTTTACATGAAGTTACATATAGTTAGTAAATATTACAGAGAGAAACATGCTTTATAAAAAGTCAAAAATACCAAGTCCTAacatctttttttttaatgtaagcAGTTTGCTTAACTAGAACAAAACCATTACAAATGATTTTGCAgttctgaatttttcaggtgCCCCTTATGCAAGGTTCAAGAACACCTGGTTAGCAATTCCTACAACCTGCAGACTGACACATGGTGCCAATGCAGCCAATTGCAATTGCCATTCAGTGATGATTGCAGAATTGACTTCATGAATGACTATTAAATCATTGAATACAGATAAATAGATCAGGAGCATCAAAGAGAATTATTCTGGCTGCCGTTATTGTAAATTTAATTCAGTTGCCAAGAATATTAGATGGGCAGATCAATTTACAATTAAAATCCAAAGGCCTAAATTTTATTTTTGGTGGCTTAGTTGAAGTTGTGTTCAACACAGTGAGTGACGTCAGGAATGGTCTAGTGCCATTGTCAATCACTTTGACGAGATTCAAGCTCAGCTTCAATGTGAGCTAGGCAGCTTCTTTCCCCCTCATTTCTTGTGACAAACACCCTTCCACAAGTTAAGGTTACCAATTAAGAAAGAACCTGCATTATTAAAGCACAGTTCACATGCCCAGGTCCATATTCTGCATTGTGAGGACTTAGCTACGTGAAAGTTTCACTTGGATTAAAAAACTGCTTCTTGACGTGTAACAAATTTAATGCCTGAGACTATTTCAAGCAGTAACATGAAGTCATTTTTCCATGACTGAAATGGGCCATCTGCATTCATCACTGAAACAAATCTTTTTTGAGAGATTTCGGACAACATGATCAAAGCAACAATTCAGTAAAGATACAATATGTATCAACATATTCAGCTTGCGGGCCGAGTGGTGCAATTGTTTCAGACTGACAACTTAAAGTTGTAACTTTATACAAGACCATAAAGCAAATCTTTTTGAACTTTGATTCAGAGAAACGGGAAACACTACTGTGCTTCCAAAAAATGTATAAAACCAAGCACAAAAATAAAGGTGCTTAATCAGTTCTGAGGACAGCACCACACAGGAGTCAGCAACAGTGACATGAAATGTATGGAATTCAGTATGTACAGTACAGTATATATGCATTACAGTATGTGTTGCACAGTATGTACAGATTAAAGTATGCATCATACAATATATACCGATTACAGTATATACAAGGCAGACCAATTCCACTATGTATGGATTAAAGTATGTACAGCGCAAGATAATAACAGTATGTACAGTATGTACAGATTACAGTACAAATCATTAAAGCTAAATCTATAAAATATCTCAGGTGCTTAGATAAAAACTTTTTTATCTTCTACatttttaaaatgattaattgaTAAAATGATAAAATACAGGGTTTGTTTTGGAAATACAAAGTCACTTTCATCATATCCTATACAGTAAAATGAGATTTAACTGTACAGTCTAAAACAGTGTATTGACTAGAAATTGGGCTGAAAGTATTTTCACTGAACTATTCCCTAGAGATACTTCAATAAAACTAATTGTATTACAGCTGGATTTTAGGAATTCATCTATAAATGTTATATACATTAATGCAACTAGAGTTTGTACATTACAATCCATTTGGTTCATACTAATTACCACATTAATACTTAGCAATTTGTTTGGACACATTGGATTATTCTTAATGTGGCAACACCTTAAACATTAGGGCTTCGTGATTTATAAGACAGTATTGTGGCAGCTAACTGCTGGGGGTCTAAAAGTTGTGGGTATTGTTTCATAACAGTATCCACGAGGTGGGGTTGGAAGATGGCACACAGCTTCATGCGGACAGTCTCCCGCTCCTCTCCGCAATGGTCATGTGATGGCCACTGGCTACTTTTCCAGTAGGGATCCAGGAGCTGTGGGTCACAGCTTTTCACTGCCCATACATGTGGGTCCAGAAGGCTGTTTGACCTGCTGTTAGGTGAGGCATGGTGTGGGTCAGACCAGCAGCTCCTTGGCCTTTGGGAGCCTGGTGAATTGAAGTCACTTGGCAGACTGAACTGTGGCTGAATTGACATTCTATCCATAGCCatgcagcactgagcactactgGGTGGGTTTTGAGAGGGGTAACCACAAGGACCTAGTGATGGCATTGACTCATGGGAATGGTAGCTGTATTGATGATGGTCTAAGCTGTGGGTCGATAAATAATATTGTCCATTGTTTATAGAATATGGTTCACTGTGACTTTGAGATCTGGAAGGCCACATATCAGAAGATTCTTTCTCAAATGAGACAAAGCCTTCATCATAACTCTTATGTGAGGTTGAACAAATTGAattggtagtggcattgtcaAAGGCTGCACAATTAAACCACTCAGCATTTGTGTTTGGCGATGACCTTTTGGTCAGTACAATTCCTTTTAACATTGTACTGCTCTCAGGTGGATTTGCATTCTGCATTGGGTACTGCCTGTCTTGGTTGAGTCTCTGCAATGAGCCATTCTCACCCTGATTGAAGGTGGGTAATCCAATATTGGAATATGGTGGCCTCTTTTGCACACTGGCCTTTTTCTCTTCTTTGTGCAGGCTTGCAGAGTTGAGGTTCTTAGTTGGAGAAGACCTGGCAGTAGCACggagctcatctgctactgaacgCTGGGGCTGGTTAATTCGCTCCGGGTGATAGAATTTGCATTTGATTCCATAGGTACATTTTTTACCTGTAACAAAGAAATTGAAGATAAAAAATACAATCTTTTCTTTAAATTCTTTGAGAAGCAATTTACTTCACATGTAGAACTCAAAGTAAaccctaagatctggaattccctccttaaatctcaatctcttcacctctctcttctcttttaaaATACTGTTTAAAgcttatctctttgaccaagcttttgaccacctGTCtgaatatcaccttatgtggcttgaCGGCAAATCTTGTTTGATAATGGACCTTTAAAGTGCCTTGGGGTGtgttactatattaaaggtgctatatagatgcaagttgaTGTTGTTATTGAGACACTCAAGCCACACTATTGATCCTGCAGTAAAATATCATAATACATTTATTTCTTACCTTTTGTTCCTTGCTTCCATGACAATGGTGATTCATGGCCAGGGTAAAACTTTACTGGCACCAACTGCTCACTGGTCCCAAGCCCATGTACCCTGTCCAGCCAAGAAAGGCCAAATCCTACCTCATTCTCAACCATGATGCACATTATAAAATTCCCAGCAGGCATCATTGGACAGGAGCAATCAGGATGAACCCTAGCTAACATTCTCCCCTTCTTAACTTGAGGATACCCGGGTCAATTGTTACCAAGTTTAAGAGATTGAACCTGTGATTTTCCTGATGCGCATGGCTCAATGGACTATTGCATTATGCTATTGGGTGAACTTTCCTGGACTTTAAATAGGATTCTTAAAATGCATGTTTTAAACAAATTCAGTGGGTTCAATTTATAAGTAAAGGCAATCAATGAAGCACAAAGGATAGCCAAATGATGTTGAAGAACCACCATGTTGTGCTAAAGAATTGTATGATGCATGGATTGGTGCCACTGTATCCCCACACTGCCAAGCCTTGATTCCAGCTCTGCTGTACAAGGAAAGCACAACAGTCATAGGGAGTAATCAATGCTACAGGCATCCTATGGGCACTAACATATTTCAACCTATCAGCCAGCTAGCATCAGGGTAGGTTGACAATGATTTGAGGTGAAACACATGAAAAAGTGAGAAAAACAATTATTTTCTCGAGATTAACATTTGATCCACAGTGTGCAGTGCTAACTTCAGTGCAGCTTAAAAGCATGTAAGCATAGGGGATATATTTCTTTCATTTATAATAGTGCAGGGTTTTTTGCAGTGAACAAATCTCTTACAAGGTATCCCAGCAAGATCCACCCATATTGCCCTATCATTAGCACTCAGCCAGACACATTGTTTTCTCATCATTATTAGCACTGCTGGATTCTTTGCTTTCCAGCTCAGGCAAGGCTACAATGtaactttaacaaaaacagaattacctggaaaaactcagcaggtctggcagcatcggcggagaagaaaagagttgacgtttcgagtcctcatgatccttcaacagaactgggagaatccaaggagagggtgaaatatcagtttatatttcacccctttccttggattcatccagttctgttgaagggtcatgaggactcgaaacgtcaactcttatcttctccgccgatgctgccagacctgctgagatttccaggtaattctgtttttgttttggatttccagcatccgcagttttttgtttttatcacaatgtaactttctctctctctttctctctctccctgcttcctTCCAGGACTTTCCAACTCTGCCTTagcccctctctatttctctgtgcTCCACCAAGATTCTGCAATATACATTTGCCCAATATGTCACGCACACTCCCTTCCATTGGAAAACACTCCAGTTACCTGAATCCAGAGAGCTTAGGCACAGGTTGGCAGAGTTAAGTGCCTACAAAGTCCTCTTGAAATTTAACCAGCTCACACAATGCAGCATCCGGGTACGGAGGGAGCATGGTACAGCTAGGCCCACACTACTTGTAAAACTATTGGCTTGAAACTCTATCTAGAGCTGAGTGTTAACTATCCATATCCCCATTGACAGGTCTGCCACTCCATGTTTAATTAGAGCAGAGGCTGGCTGATCAAATGATTGTCAATGCCCTGTGGTTCAGATGTTCATTACTGAGCCTACAGAGAGTTGAATTTGTCCTTAAGTTCTGCAGCATCATCTTGGAGTGACTGCAATCCGAAATCGATCTTACCCCTCTACTAGAGAGATAAATTTGAGAGTGAAATTGGTCTAGAAGGGTCTAAAACACTGCATACTGTCAAACAAAGTGCTCACCATAGGGGCAGTGTTGTCGTTTATGTTCTGGTATTACAGGCTTTATCCGTAGGAAATTATCCAAACTAGGCCCATGACGCCCAAGGGGATCATCGGGAGGCATGAACCTACACAACAGCAGAAAGTCATCATTAGAAAGGGACAACAGCAAGGCAACTGATTAATGATCATCATTAAGTAATCAAAATATTTTGCAACAGAAAAGTTTCACAGGACAAGGTCAGATTGAGATAACCAAACATGGCTAAGATCGTTGAACCCACCGTACTTTTCATGCAAACATAGTTATGTCCAATTTCAAGGATGAAGC
The nucleotide sequence above comes from Carcharodon carcharias isolate sCarCar2 chromosome 19, sCarCar2.pri, whole genome shotgun sequence. Encoded proteins:
- the LOC121291804 gene encoding ribonuclease ZC3H12A isoform X1, whose translation is MHLPELVNGELCKQSLELDLKGRGIYPQGNMSLAEPARYSHKPSLDLPAWGKNILVDSSHTTRTSLTKQKLTSNEVQSNNDWKSNSSKECRTGNKLEAECGTRQGREDSPPSSLDSSEVQMKVDFFRKLGYSTEQIHMVFQKVESNADTNTVLGELVKAQGTVEKETVPEEMPAPTLLSRGGPSVKTPTGGPVTEEVQEQEINLRAIVIDGSNVAMSHGNKEVFSCHGILLAVNWFLERSHTDITVFVPSWRKEQPRPDVPITDQHILRELEKKKILVFTPSRRVGGKRIVCYDDRFIVKLAYETDGIIVSNDTYRDLQNEKSEWKKFIEERLLMYSFVNDKFMPPDDPLGRHGPSLDNFLRIKPVIPEHKRQHCPYGKKCTYGIKCKFYHPERINQPQRSVADELRATARSSPTKNLNSASLHKEEKKASVQKRPPYSNIGLPTFNQGENGSLQRLNQDRQYPMQNANPPESSTMLKGIVLTKRSSPNTNAEWFNCAAFDNATTNSICSTSHKSYDEGFVSFEKESSDMWPSRSQSHSEPYSINNGQYYLSTHSLDHHQYSYHSHESMPSLGPCGYPSQNPPSSAQCCMAMDRMSIQPQFSLPSDFNSPGSQRPRSCWSDPHHASPNSRSNSLLDPHVWAVKSCDPQLLDPYWKSSQWPSHDHCGEERETVRMKLCAIFQPHLVDTVMKQYPQLLDPQQLAATILSYKSRSPNV
- the LOC121291804 gene encoding ribonuclease ZC3H12A isoform X2, producing MSLAEPARYSHKPSLDLPAWGKNILVDSSHTTRTSLTKQKLTSNEVQSNNDWKSNSSKECRTGNKLEAECGTRQGREDSPPSSLDSSEVQMKVDFFRKLGYSTEQIHMVFQKVESNADTNTVLGELVKAQGTVEKETVPEEMPAPTLLSRGGPSVKTPTGGPVTEEVQEQEINLRAIVIDGSNVAMSHGNKEVFSCHGILLAVNWFLERSHTDITVFVPSWRKEQPRPDVPITDQHILRELEKKKILVFTPSRRVGGKRIVCYDDRFIVKLAYETDGIIVSNDTYRDLQNEKSEWKKFIEERLLMYSFVNDKFMPPDDPLGRHGPSLDNFLRIKPVIPEHKRQHCPYGKKCTYGIKCKFYHPERINQPQRSVADELRATARSSPTKNLNSASLHKEEKKASVQKRPPYSNIGLPTFNQGENGSLQRLNQDRQYPMQNANPPESSTMLKGIVLTKRSSPNTNAEWFNCAAFDNATTNSICSTSHKSYDEGFVSFEKESSDMWPSRSQSHSEPYSINNGQYYLSTHSLDHHQYSYHSHESMPSLGPCGYPSQNPPSSAQCCMAMDRMSIQPQFSLPSDFNSPGSQRPRSCWSDPHHASPNSRSNSLLDPHVWAVKSCDPQLLDPYWKSSQWPSHDHCGEERETVRMKLCAIFQPHLVDTVMKQYPQLLDPQQLAATILSYKSRSPNV